The Drosophila simulans strain w501 chromosome 3R, Prin_Dsim_3.1, whole genome shotgun sequence genome contains the following window.
CCAGTCACGATGCGGTCATAGCCGAAATTATGAGGGGATGTCCGGCAAACTTTGCTCCTTGCCAAACATCAAAAGCATCTCCCAGGACCCTTAAGTGCGAGGACCACAAAAAACGGTCATAAACTCAAGGGTAGTAAAACTCCATGGGGGGAAGAATGAATGGGGGACAGAAGGGACACTTCGGGACATCGAGCCATCCATCAAATTGAACTAACTTTTGCTCCTGTTGCGAATGCACGTTCTTAACTCTCTCCTCAAATCCCAGACCAATAAAAGCTGAGTGTCTAACCGGTGTTTCCGTATGCGAATCTTTTGCAGATGGCCGAGCTGATGCACCAGATCCGTGACCCCGCCCACACGCTGGGAGGTTCCGTGGGCAGCATTCCGCAGACGCTGAtcggcggtggtggaggcaGCCACGGAAACTCCAATGGAGCGCTGAACGGAATCCACGCCACGCCCGCCACGAATCTGAAGATGAGCGAGGCAATGCGCAATGCTCAGCACGACACCAGCCCCAATCCAGTCAGCTCTAAGATGAAGGCCTCCAAGTCGTACACCCATGGCCTGAGTAGCTCCTCGGGCACGGTGAACATTCCCACGTCCACGTCGGCCCAGAGCAATCTCTCCCTGCTAGCGGACATCTCGCCGAACCACACGCACTTCTTCGAGGTGATGTACGTGGGCAAGATCCGGGTGTCCCAGAAGCGGGTGCCCAACACCTTCATTGACGACGCCCTGCCCAAGTTCAAGGCGTACGATGCCCAGCGCCTGAGACTTCTCCAGAACCGCAAGATGTCTCTCAGCAGTGAGGGTGGTGTGGGCATCGAAGCGAAGCCCAGCAGCTCCCTCAAGAGTCACGATTTgaaggaggaggacgaggaggagcaggagcagcacaagGAGCAGGACGATTCACAGCATTCACAGGCCAAGCCCTTGGTGCAACTACAGCTGACGGGCGCCGAGGAAGGAGCTGCCCCGCGACCCCTGGAGGACAACAAGGAGAACAAGTCCCCGGAGAAACGGCCGCTGCTGCGAGGTCAGAGTCAAATCGAACTGGGCCACAAGGAGCAGTAAGTATCCCGTCATTCGACTACATTTTCCCCTGACATTTCGACCAACAACTTCTCCGTCTTGCCGAAAACCCCAAAGCTCCGACGGCTCCCAGCCATCAGCAGCCAATAGCCAACTGGAGGCGCCCAATGTCATTGTAAACAAGCAGCCCACGCCGCCCAGGGATCAGGGTGTGGGCACTGGGACCGCTTCCGCTTCTGCGGGTCCCAGTCAACTGCATCCCAATTATGCGATGGATAAGTAAGTGGCAGCTAGGCCAGCAATCCCGTCGCAtgttcgttttcgttttcgtttcttggtttttgttcccaaaacttttccttTAAGATGTCTGCAAAGCTAAATTAATTGGCTATCAAGACTCTCAGGGAAGTGAATGCCAAAATAGTTTTGCCTGCGAGCCCTCGATAGTGTATCCTTTTTCGTTTGTTTCGCTTGCCCAGTAGCACCCATCGCTTCCCTTCTTTTATAGTTGCATGTCACCGCCTGAAGCACTTAGAACTTGAATCACCGAAATATGTTCCAAACCATCAACTAACTCATCTATTTTTTTAGCATACCCAAGCAGAGAGATCGCTCCGCCTCGCAGGGCTGCATTCCGCCGTATGTGGAGCAGAACCGGACGATGGTGTTCCTGGTGGGCCGTTGCGATCTCCGACTCATCTCGCCCGATCGCAAGCAGGTTCTGCTCTACAAGGACTTCAAGGACGTGGCCAGCTGCGTGCACGGCCAGAAGTCGCTGGATCACTTCGGCATCATCTGCCGGGAGCTGAACAACGATGGCTACATTGGCTACGTGTTCAAGTGCCAGTCGGAGCATGTGTGCGATGACATAGTGGCCGCCATTGCCCAGGCCTTTGACACCTGCGCGGAGCAGAAAAAGAAGCAGGATACCCAAATCTTCAGCTGCGAGCACTGTCCGATGCTCTGGTACCACAAACTATGCACTGACGTCGAAGGCCTTTCCGAGAAGAAGACCCAGGCCCTGATCCTGCGCCGAATCGAGACTTTGAGCGACGACGAGCAGGAGATTGTGTGGGCCAAGTTCTGCGGCTCTGAGAAGACCAACTCTCCGGTGGCCGAGCAAAATCAGTTTCTCATGATGCTGCTCAGGGCGCACTGCGAGTCCAGACAGCAGAGACATGTCCACGACACCGCCGAGAATCGGTCGGAGTTCCTTAACCAATATCTCGGTGGCAGCACCATATTCATGAAGGCCAAGCGCTCGCTTACCAACTCGTTTGATAATCTCCTCAAGCGGAAGCCCTCCAAGGATGACATTGCTGTGCCGTCGCACAACTTGAGGGACATCAGGGAGGGATCCGCCGAACCGCTGGGCACCCAGTCACCTCCCGAGGGCTTCCGATCGCGATCGAACACGGTGGGAGCAAGTCCCAGCAGCAAGCCCACAGCTGAGCAACTGAAGAGTCCCATGATGGATATGTAAGTAAAGAATTTTATGTTCTGTTGAAGTACACTAACATCTTTCACTTGAAAGATTCATCAAGGTGGGCAACAGTCCCAAAGAGGCGGAAACCCATCAGGGCTCCTGGCGTCAGGCCATACTGAATAGTGTAGTGACACCATCCAAGGGTCTGGATAGTGAGGTGCCCACCGAGTTTCTGTCGCCAATGCGAAAGCGTATGTTATCCCTATATCCTCCACTTTTGTTCATGACTAATAATGCATTGATTTGATAGCGGTCAAGCGTGGAAAGCGGAATGCGGATGAGCTGAGGGAACTGTGGCGCACTGCCATTCGGCAGACTATAATGCTGAACCGCATGGAGACGGAGAACGCCATGTTGCAGGCGCGGCAGAATGAAAACGAGCTAAAGCGCATTAAACTGGACTACGAGGAGATTGTGCCCTGCGACAAGCAGCTAATCGAGCGATGGGAACAGATCATCGAGCGCAACTCCACACAGATAGGCAACAAGAAGGATCCCAAGGTCCTGGGCCACGCCATTCGCACCGGAGTACCGCGATCGAAGCGCGGCGATGTCTGGACCTTCCTGGCCGAGCAGCATTCCATGAACACGGCACCGGTGGACACAAAGCGATTCCCCAACTTCAATACACCGTATCACACGCTGCTGAAACACCTCACTGAGCATCAGCATGCTATTTTCATCGATCTTGGCAGGACGTTTCCCAATCACCAGTTCTACAAGGATCCGCTTGGTCTCGGCCAGTTGTCGCTGTTTAACCTGCTGAAGGCGTATTCCATTCTAGATCCGGAATTAGGGTACTGCCAGGGTCTGGGCTTCATCTGCGGCGTCTTACTTCTGCATGTGAGTTTTCTCAATCGAAATCCATAAAGAAAACTAACCAATTATTGTTTGTTCCAGTGTGATGAAGCCAATGCATTTCAACTGCTGAAGCACTTGATGTTCCGTCGTAATATGCGCACAAAATACCTGCCTGACATGAAAAAGTTTCAACTGCAGCTGTATCAGCTCTCCCGATTGGTCAAGGATCACCTGCCAGATCTGTACGTGTGGCTCGATCAGAACGATGTCTCGCCCACTTTGTATGCGGCTCCATGGATCCTCACCGTCTTTAGCTCACAGTTTCCGCTGGGTTTCGTGGCCCGCGTCTTTGATCTGCTCTTCCTGGAATCCTCCGATGTAATCTTTAAGTTTGCCATTGCCCTGCTCTCCGTGCACAAGCAGCAACTACTGGCCAAGGATAACTTCGAAGAGATTATGGACTATCTGAAGACCGTCGTCCCGAAGATGGAGCACACCTGCATGGAGCAGATTATGAAGCTGGTCTTTAGCATGGACATAGGAAAGCAGCTTGCCGAATACAATGTGGAGTACAATGTGCTGCAGGAGGAGATTACCACCACCAACCATCACCTAGAAATGCTGAACAGGGAGAAGACGCAGAATCAGCATCTGGAGCAGCAGTTACAGGTATTGTTTTAAAACTTACATTAAGTTAGCAAAAGAACactaattgttttatttgtattctCTGTAGTTTGCTCAATCTTCGATTGCTCAGCTGGAGACGACTCGATCCTCACAGCAAGCTCAGATAACCACGCTGCAATCGCAAGTTCAGTCTCTGGAGCTAACCATCCAAACGCTCGGTCGCTACGTTGGCCAACTGGTGGAACACAATCCCGACCTGGAGCTGCCAAACGAGGTGCGGCGCATGCTCCAGCAGCTGGACGACTTGGACCGCCAGCGTCGCAAGCCCATATTCACCGAACGCAAGATCGGCAAATCCGTTTCCGTCAACAGTCACTTGGGGTTTCCACTCAAGGTGCTCGAAGAGCTGACCGAAAGAGACGAACTTGGTTCGCCACAAAAGcagaagaaggagaagacacctttttttgaacagttgcgtcagcagcagcaacagcatcgcCTCAACGGCGGCGTCCAGTCATCTAATGTCGGTGAGTCGGTGTCCCCGACTCCACCTTCGCGACCCAATCGCCTGCTGGACAATGCCAGCGCTCGGACCGTAATGCAAGTAAAACTGGATGAGCTGAAGCTGCCCGAGCACGTGGATAAGTTCGTAGCAAATATCAAAAGTCCCTTGGAGGTGGATTCCGGCGTAGGCACGCCTCTCAGCCCACCCAGCACGGCGAGTAACAGCAGCGGAGGAAGCATATTTAGCCGCATGGGCTATCGGACAACGCCCCCAGCCCTTTCCCCGCTGGCCCAGCGGCAAAGTTACGGCGTGGCAAATACCACAGCACCATCTCCGCAGCACATGGAGGAGGTGGCGCCCGCAACGACAATGGCTGTAATGCCGCGGGATGATGTCGAGGAGCCACAGCCCATGCATCCGCTCAGCATGGTCGGGGGCGATGTGAATGTGCGCTTCAAGGGCACCACGCAGCTCAAATCCATACGTCCGGTGCACCACATGCGTGCGATTCCGCTGGGTGGAGTACAGCATCCTTCCAGCACGGAGCCCGCGGTGCGAGTGGCTCCCGTGCCCGTGGAGCTGGCCCCGCCAGCGGCCACTGCGACCACCGGCCGCAGCTAACGGTTCTGATTCATCGGGAAACTGCTGCGCGGATTTTACCGCGATTAAGGCCCGCCGGCAGAACGGGCAGCTTTCAAACCCAACGCTACTCATAACCTCTTCTGTTGCGGCTTAGATACGATTAACCCAACCTATAAGATACAAACTTAAACTTCGTTTTAAaattgtgtgtatgtgttgaTGTGCGCACAAAATGTTGCCATAGATATTGCTCCGCAAGTTATGCAATCGTTATAAACTGATGCCCCAAAAAATTAGACGAGTATAGAAATGCTTATAGGAATAAATTGGATACTGCTTTTTCAAGGTTTTATAAATTTGGCTACCGCATCAAAATCGAAGCTTATAACCTTAGGCAACACCCCCAAACAGGAAAATCAAAAGGCATTAATGAGTCTGTAGTTTGTTTAAGTTTTCTCCTACTTTTGACATAACATTTAACGAATTTACTTAGAAGTTTACTTGTTGATTTTCGTGTTTCTTTAGTTCTAGACCATTAGTTCTTAATGTTATTTTTAGTTTACCTATATTTGTACATTTCACGCAGGGTTTCACTTTGCAATGTAAACTAAAAGCAAATACCTAATGTATAAAGCGATGATGCTTGTACATTGTTCTTGACTAGGATACAACTTTCTGAAATCTCTTTCGTTATGCTTATGATTATGGTACTTGGATTGTATTGAttgtttacatatatatatatatatgcgatTATCaactataaaaaatacaaaaatacaagcaaaggaaataataattgattttGTGTAAAGTACTTAAATAATTGCTTAGCTGGACGGTTTTTATCAGGCGTCCTGAGTTTGTGTAGCTGATTTGTGTTAGCATATGAGTAAAACCAACAATTACATGAAAACAGAATAaagtcataaattatttaatcaaatatttaagtgtATTATGTCTGGTTgggtatatatgtaaaatactTCAGTAACCCCCAATAATTCAAACATTTTGTCTTTAATTAATAGGCATCATATAATTTATTCAGGTAGAGTTGACTTATTTATTATAGAAGAATGCTGCTTTTActaaagtttataattatttattataatattgttctcttaaattataaagcaaaaacaattagCCATTATTTATTAGTATATCACACACAATGTAATGCTTAGACGCTATGTTATTGACAATCCAAGTCTCCCAAGTCCTGCATATCCTGCATATCCTGCTCTCGCTCTATCAATTATATGAGGCTACGCTAATGAAAACATCACAGTTTAGTCAAACTAAAGTTCAGAAagttcttcttttttatttaaattggctgaaaattttaaaaattaatgtgGCACTGAGAGAATCTAAGCTAAAGGGGAAAATTTTGCCAAAAGCCAATTCAGCTACACTTTGAATGGGGACTTCTAGGTTCTCAAAGTGTGGCTGAGTTGGTTTTTGTGGAGGGAAGGATGCCTTGTCCTGGACCTGCCTGAACCCACAAAAAACCCACCTAAGCCTGCTTAAAGCGCGTATGTACAATGTCCAATGTCCGTCGGTCGAACTAACTAGCTAGCAAAATACCCTAAGGACACGCATCCTTCCTACTCCTTAAACTCCGGCTTAAAACTAAACTCCGCCTTCGGTTGCTGGACTCCGGCTCCatttgccgccgctgccgccgccgctgctgctgatgcggcGCTAAGTGCTGCCAGGTTGCCAAGCATGGAGGGATTCTGGGTCATTCCCGGATAGAGGTTCTGGTAGAAGAGGGGATTCTGCAGCTGGAAGAGGGCCATCAGGTGGGTGAGCTGGAAGTTAGGGGCTGTGGGATCCACTCCAGGAGCGGCGGCAGCGGGCAGGAGACCTGGAAAGAGCCCACTTGTCAGCGGATGCACAGCGGCTGCTGGCTGGGACTGGGGCAGGAGGTTGGCGGGATTGGAGGACTCATCTTCTACCTTTGGGCGCTTGGCTTCCGACTGCTGAGCATCGGCTGGCAGTTGCTGTGGTGGATTGAGAAAATATGCCTATTTAATATCGCGGAAAATGACCTAAAATATAGAGAAAAACTTACGATTTTCTTGGGTGGCCTGCCGCGTTTCCGTGCCAGGAAGTGCTCGGCGGACAAAGAGGAGAGTGGAGTGGAGGTGTTGCTGCCGACGCATACAGAGCTGCTGCCCTGGGACTGACTAAGGCTAGtgggttgctgctgctggggcgTGGCATCCAGGGAGGATTCCTCCACGTCCTGCTTGATCTTAAACTGCTGGTACGCCTGCTCTCCGTCCTGACGATCGTGCTTTCTCTTGTGGCTGATCATCTGGCTGCTGGAGTGCAGGATGTAGTCGCAGCCCTCGCGGACGCAGTGGATGTGGTTGCAGACGGTGGAGAACTTGCAGGCGTCGAAGGGACACACCTCGGTCTTCAGGATCTTCTTGAAGCCGTCCATCTTCAGCTGGTGGTCCTTCAGATGATAAGTTTTGTGTTTGTCTAAGCAAGGAGAAAGTTATGATATATTAACTAAGTTCAGCTATTGAGCTTTCCAAGTAGACTTACCCATATCGGCCTTGTTCTTGAAGGTGTGTGTGCATCCCTCGCGACAACAGTGGTAGTGGGAGATCTTCTTGCCGAAAAAGGGGCAATCCTCGATGCGGCAGGTCTCGTGCGCCCGGAAGCGCCGGAAGCCCTCGTTCACGATCTCGGAGTCCTTGCGGTGGAAGTTGGCGTGCATCTGGACGTCACTGGTGCTCACATACACCTTGGGGCAGTGCTCGTAGACGCAGTGGTAGTGGGTCTGCTTCCAGTTGTAGGCGCAGCCCTCTCCGTAGGCTGGTGCACAGTCGTCCGAGGAGGAGAAGCGTGCGAAGCCCAGCTTGAGGCTCTCCTTGCGCTTCTTGTGCCACTTCAGGTGCCGGATGATGTCGTCCTTCTTGCTCAGGATCTTGCCCTGGCAGGGCTCCTCGTGGCAGTGGAAGTGCTCACGCAGGTTCTCCTGCCGGCACAGGCTGTTCTCGCACTCCAGGTAGGAGGACACCTTGCGCAGGTTCTTCAGTACCTCCTCGTTCTGGAGCAGAGCGTCCAGGCCGCTGGCCGCCGAGAGGCTAACCAGGCTCTTGCTCTGCTCACTTGACGGCGGCGTCAGCAGGGAGATGGTTTGGGTAGGTTGCAGGGGTGTGTTGGGGGTCAGATCGCTGTCGACGGGTGTGATGTGGTACGATGAGTCCGCTGGCTGCTTAACGGGCGTATACTGCAGTGGGAAGAAGAGGGTGGAAGAACTTTAGAGTCAATACCAACACACGGATGCATCTGTGAGTCCCCCAGCTCAGACTGCCTGGTGCCCAGCTGGGCAGCGATCGAGCCACCAGGGGAACCCACGCGTTGCCGACACAGCTGTTTCTTTTCCCCGGAATCGCGAGCTTTCTGGCTACTCTCACACTTAAATCTCGAAAATCACGAATCGTTTTTCTCAAATTACAGCAACAGAGCGTGGGATATAgccaaaacataaaaaacaatgcaaaatagGGAACAAATGTACTGCTTTCTGAattggaaattggaaaatggtCAATTATGCAACTGGAAGAAATTTGTGAAGTATTACAAACCAAGTTGTTGGGATGATAAGAGTTTTTTAGAATTTAAAGGTACTAATCTTTTAACTATCTTTTAAATTGATGCtgataaaataatataaaataagctATAGAGATCCCCGGATCACTTACCATGCTGGGTGAGTCTAGGCTGTCGGTGGTTGACTCCAGCGGATGGACGCCcgacagcagcagcttctCGGAGCTGGCGTTGGTCTGGCccgaggagctgcagctggtgAGGCTGGACAGCGGCTTGTCATCGTCCTCATCGTCGTCGGCGGACTCCTGCTCAAACTTGACCTGGACCGCCGAAAGGTTGCCGGCAGTTGCTCCGGCGGAGGATGCTGGTGTGGCTGCCTTCTCTCTCTCGATGGGCGTGGAGGTCACTGTGGAGGATTGAAGAAAGTTATTTGTGGCCATAGGTTCGGAGCCGGCAAACTGGCCCAGCAGCAACGGATGCTGCAGTGGATCCTGCTTGCCCAGCGAACTgggggtgtgggtgggtgttaGTAGGAGGTTGGAGGTGGTCAgcaaatgttgctgctgctgctgctgcaacatgAGCTGCGTCAGCGGCGGCAGGCTTTGGAGCAGCATCTGGTTGACCAGGTTGCTGGGGTGGGTGTTGGGAGTGGGAGGTGTTGCCGCTGTAGCGCCGGGGTATTGTTGTGTTTGAAAAGCAATCAAATTACTATTGGGACTACAACTACGGCTACTACTACAGTTGGTGTTTTGCGAGCTAATGCGCTTGTGCGTTCTTGTCTTGCGGAGATctggctgtggctgctgcagttgctcctgctgctgctgctgttgctgctgcacgcatgtgctgctgctgatatCCTCGTTCTGTGTGTAAGTGTATccagccagctgctgctgctgctgctgtggaagctgcaactgcatttgctgctgctgcttcatcAAGTTCATCATGTAGAGTTGCATAATAAACTCCATTTGGTTGGACATTTTTGTGGGGCACACTTTCGCGGATATATTCAGCACAGCACTGGggtttcttttaaaaattctttaagaTTTCTTCAATATATTCAGCACAGATCACAGCACGGATTTCGGATTTCGGAT
Protein-coding sequences here:
- the LOC6726867 gene encoding TBC1 domain family member 4 isoform X5; translated protein: MFTVPFHRDTILTTSVSDASVLNKSRAMAELMHQIRDPAHTLGGSVGSIPQTLIGGGGGSHGNSNGALNGIHATPATNLKMSEAMRNAQHDTSPNPVSSKMKASKSYTHGLSSSSGTVNIPTSTSAQSNLSLLADISPNHTHFFEVMYVGKIRVSQKRVPNTFIDDALPKFKAYDAQRLRLLQNRKMSLSSEGGVGIEAKPSSSLKSHDLKEEDEEEQEQHKEQDDSQHSQAKPLVQLQLTGAEEGAAPRPLEDNKENKSPEKRPLLRGQSQIELGHKEHIPKQRDRSASQGCIPPYVEQNRTMVFLVGRCDLRLISPDRKQVLLYKDFKDVASCVHGQKSLDHFGIICRELNNDGYIGYVFKCQSEHVCDDIVAAIAQAFDTCAEQKKKQDTQIFSCEHCPMLWYHKLCTDVEGLSEKKTQALILRRIETLSDDEQEIVWAKFCGSEKTNSPVAEQNQFLMMLLRAHCESRQQRHVHDTAENRSEFLNQYLGGSTIFMKAKRSLTNSFDNLLKRKPSKDDIAVPSHNLRDIREGSAEPLGTQSPPEGFRSRSNTVGASPSSKPTAEQLKSPMMDIFIKVGNSPKEAETHQGSWRQAILNSVVTPSKGLDSEVPTEFLSPMRKPVKRGKRNADELRELWRTAIRQTIMLNRMETENAMLQARQNENELKRIKLDYEEIVPCDKQLIERWEQIIERNSTQIGNKKDPKVLGHAIRTGVPRSKRGDVWTFLAEQHSMNTAPVDTKRFPNFNTPYHTLLKHLTEHQHAIFIDLGRTFPNHQFYKDPLGLGQLSLFNLLKAYSILDPELGYCQGLGFICGVLLLHCDEANAFQLLKHLMFRRNMRTKYLPDMKKFQLQLYQLSRLVKDHLPDLYVWLDQNDVSPTLYAAPWILTVFSSQFPLGFVARVFDLLFLESSDVIFKFAIALLSVHKQQLLAKDNFEEIMDYLKTVVPKMEHTCMEQIMKLVFSMDIGKQLAEYNVEYNVLQEEITTTNHHLEMLNREKTQNQHLEQQLQFAQSSIAQLETTRSSQQAQITTLQSQVQSLELTIQTLGRYVGQLVEHNPDLELPNEVRRMLQQLDDLDRQRRKPIFTERKIGKSVSVNSHLGFPLKVLEELTERDELGSPQKQKKEKTPFFEQLRQQQQQHRLNGGVQSSNVGESVSPTPPSRPNRLLDNASARTVMQVKLDELKLPEHVDKFVANIKSPLEVDSGVGTPLSPPSTASNSSGGSIFSRMGYRTTPPALSPLAQRQSYGVANTTAPSPQHMEEVAPATTMAVMPRDDVEEPQPMHPLSMVGGDVNVRFKGTTQLKSIRPVHHMRAIPLGGVQHPSSTEPAVRVAPVPVELAPPAATATTGRS
- the LOC6726867 gene encoding TBC1 domain family member 4 isoform X4, with translation MAELMHQIRDPAHTLGGSVGSIPQTLIGGGGGSHGNSNGALNGIHATPATNLKMSEAMRNAQHDTSPNPVSSKMKASKSYTHGLSSSSGTVNIPTSTSAQSNLSLLADISPNHTHFFEVMYVGKIRVSQKRVPNTFIDDALPKFKAYDAQRLRLLQNRKMSLSSEGGVGIEAKPSSSLKSHDLKEEDEEEQEQHKEQDDSQHSQAKPLVQLQLTGAEEGAAPRPLEDNKENKSPEKRPLLRGQSQIELGHKEHSDGSQPSAANSQLEAPNVIVNKQPTPPRDQGVGTGTASASAGPSQLHPNYAMDNIPKQRDRSASQGCIPPYVEQNRTMVFLVGRCDLRLISPDRKQVLLYKDFKDVASCVHGQKSLDHFGIICRELNNDGYIGYVFKCQSEHVCDDIVAAIAQAFDTCAEQKKKQDTQIFSCEHCPMLWYHKLCTDVEGLSEKKTQALILRRIETLSDDEQEIVWAKFCGSEKTNSPVAEQNQFLMMLLRAHCESRQQRHVHDTAENRSEFLNQYLGGSTIFMKAKRSLTNSFDNLLKRKPSKDDIAVPSHNLRDIREGSAEPLGTQSPPEGFRSRSNTVGASPSSKPTAEQLKSPMMDIFIKVGNSPKEAETHQGSWRQAILNSVVTPSKGLDSEVPTEFLSPMRKPVKRGKRNADELRELWRTAIRQTIMLNRMETENAMLQARQNENELKRIKLDYEEIVPCDKQLIERWEQIIERNSTQIGNKKDPKVLGHAIRTGVPRSKRGDVWTFLAEQHSMNTAPVDTKRFPNFNTPYHTLLKHLTEHQHAIFIDLGRTFPNHQFYKDPLGLGQLSLFNLLKAYSILDPELGYCQGLGFICGVLLLHCDEANAFQLLKHLMFRRNMRTKYLPDMKKFQLQLYQLSRLVKDHLPDLYVWLDQNDVSPTLYAAPWILTVFSSQFPLGFVARVFDLLFLESSDVIFKFAIALLSVHKQQLLAKDNFEEIMDYLKTVVPKMEHTCMEQIMKLVFSMDIGKQLAEYNVEYNVLQEEITTTNHHLEMLNREKTQNQHLEQQLQFAQSSIAQLETTRSSQQAQITTLQSQVQSLELTIQTLGRYVGQLVEHNPDLELPNEVRRMLQQLDDLDRQRRKPIFTERKIGKSVSVNSHLGFPLKVLEELTERDELGSPQKQKKEKTPFFEQLRQQQQQHRLNGGVQSSNVGESVSPTPPSRPNRLLDNASARTVMQVKLDELKLPEHVDKFVANIKSPLEVDSGVGTPLSPPSTASNSSGGSIFSRMGYRTTPPALSPLAQRQSYGVANTTAPSPQHMEEVAPATTMAVMPRDDVEEPQPMHPLSMVGGDVNVRFKGTTQLKSIRPVHHMRAIPLGGVQHPSSTEPAVRVAPVPVELAPPAATATTGRS